A genomic window from Acinetobacter chinensis includes:
- a CDS encoding YchJ family protein — translation MSNLSCPCGSPLYSECCQPLHAGQKKAETSEQLMRSRYSAFAKHETDYIVQTTALGQQQALDVKAIADWSQANQWLKLEIVQTKEKLGKNHAQVEFKAHYSEQNSPDSQVQIHHEVSHFVKQDDTWYFLDPTTGQPLTMKQPCICGSAKKFKQCCAQYL, via the coding sequence ATGTCAAATTTATCCTGCCCATGTGGTTCACCACTTTACAGCGAGTGTTGCCAGCCTTTACATGCAGGTCAGAAAAAAGCTGAAACATCTGAACAGCTCATGCGCTCCCGTTACAGTGCATTTGCAAAACATGAAACTGATTATATTGTGCAGACGACTGCTCTGGGGCAACAGCAGGCACTGGATGTCAAAGCCATTGCAGACTGGAGTCAAGCGAACCAGTGGTTAAAGCTCGAAATTGTGCAGACGAAGGAAAAACTGGGTAAAAATCATGCTCAGGTCGAGTTCAAGGCACATTATTCAGAACAGAACAGTCCTGATTCACAGGTACAGATTCATCATGAAGTCTCACATTTTGTAAAGCAGGATGATACCTGGTATTTTCTTGATCCAACCACAGGTCAGCCACTTACCATGAAACAGCCCTGTATTTGTGGTTCAGCTAAAAAATTTAAACAGTGTTGTGCGCAATATCTGTAA
- a CDS encoding trimeric intracellular cation channel family protein, with product MLLLVIYIIAITAEAMTGALSAGRRSMDWFGVVLIACVTALGGGSVRDVLLGHYPLTWVKHPEYLVLTCVAAFVTIIIAKWMKHLHSIFLLLDALGLIGFTIIGCQIALEMGHGFVVSAVAGVLTGVSGGILRDILCNDVPLVFRRELYASISFVAVIFYWFCIHFGLSLELTVISTLVFGFSLRCIAIYFGLEMPKFIYKDDDEQSASSKDET from the coding sequence ATGTTGTTATTAGTCATCTATATTATTGCAATTACGGCAGAAGCCATGACAGGTGCGCTGTCGGCCGGACGGCGTAGTATGGACTGGTTTGGTGTGGTGCTGATTGCCTGTGTAACAGCTTTGGGTGGCGGTTCAGTCCGTGATGTCCTGCTTGGGCATTATCCCCTGACCTGGGTGAAACATCCTGAATATCTGGTGCTGACCTGTGTTGCCGCATTTGTGACGATCATTATTGCCAAATGGATGAAGCATTTACATTCCATCTTCCTGTTGCTGGATGCCTTAGGTCTGATTGGCTTTACCATTATTGGCTGTCAGATTGCCCTGGAAATGGGACATGGCTTTGTTGTCAGTGCGGTGGCAGGGGTGTTAACGGGTGTATCCGGTGGTATTCTGCGGGATATTCTATGTAATGATGTTCCGTTGGTATTCCGCCGTGAGCTTTATGCTTCTATTTCTTTTGTTGCGGTCATTTTTTACTGGTTCTGTATCCACTTTGGTTTATCACTGGAATTGACCGTTATTTCGACGCTGGTTTTTGGTTTCTCTTTACGCTGTATTGCGATTTATTTTGGGCTTGAAATGCCGAAATTTATTTATAAAGATGATGATGAACAGTCTGCATCTTCCAAAGATGAAACCTGA